The region CGCCGAAACTGAGCAAACACCATGCCGAATTGACCGCCTCGCACCGCCGCGCGCAAGGACAGAGCTAAcggacccccccccacacacacacacacagtcgtaacggtcgacacATCGCGGAATTCGTGACTGGAGTGGAAACCGACAAGGTTTCTCAAgctaggcggtagccctttgtgccgtttgtcgatgtagccgagagcgtgggtggtgtagccgtggtcgaggtagccgtgcgaagaacgcCGTGGTCGATGTTGattcggggtggccggtgtcgaggaagtcgtcgTGGGGCCCCAGGCGCAAGGAGGCGtcgagttagtcatgggcgcagtggtgtcgaagtagtggtgcgccgggaagaagacgttgttgatgacgcgccgcggcgggtttgccaagcacGGGGACACattgtggacgaaggcacgcatcggtgttgccagcactgagcatgcgtagatggacgaagacgaagttgataaAGTGACGACTAGGCTTGCCAGGCCCGAGGACACATcatggatgaaggcacgcatcagTGTTGCCAGCACTTgtcatgcgtagacgagggacttGCACGAGCTCCACGCCATGTCGAGGAGTCggagggccagcagagaagaagacCCAACGAAGTGGTCggggaagatgacgacgacgatggcgtTGGGTTGGTGCTGGATggagacgaagggggtggacgggcggcgacggcggctatgGGGGCAGCGGCAACGGCGGCCGAAgtagagcggcggcggcggtggcggctaggttAGAAGCGCGGCGGTGATGATCGAAGTAGGTGAAGATCCCAACagcatgacgaagaccggcgcggacggtggcgttcccgcccCGAGGGACACGGCGCGACGCATACCACGGAAGGTCGATGCCCGGTGACGGCGGAGGGGACCGCGGGCTGCGGCGCCACGACCCGAAGGGGCGACTCGGCGGGAGCAGGCGGGTCGGGGCAACGGCAAGAACACCTCGGGGCGGCAGCGGGGACCCTGGGCCACGATGCTATAGCCCGAAGGGGCGGCGCATCGGCGGAGAGCGGGTCAGTAACCACGGGGACGACCTCGGGGCAGCGGCAGGGACCGCGTATCGCGGTAATACGGcccaaaggggcgacgcagcggcgacgcATGAGTTGATGCAGCCGCGAGGAAAACCACGGTGCGGCAGTGCTCCGGCTAGACGGGGCGAGgcagcggcagcccgttgctcgatggATGGAGGGGTGCACTGAACTCGGGGACGATATATTTAGAACATGTACATATcttttactccctctgttcccaaatataagtcagtttaggtatttcaacaagtgaccacatacggagcaaaatgagtgaatctacactttaaaatatgtctatatacatttgtatgttgtagtcatttgaaatgtctaaaaagacttatatttaggaacagagggagtagtatttgagATGCTTTTTATAGGCCCGTCTCGGTCATCCAGACGTGCAACGTGTTAGTCAGACTTGGTCACGTCACTCACCATATAAGATGTGCATTCCTCAACTACAAACTTGTCTTATTATAGCTTAATTACGTCAACTTGATCTCATGGAACTTTCTCGTCTCACTTTAACGTGTTCACACCAAGGGAAGGCCAGTATTAGTTGATAGCATGGCTGTAACTAACAGAGAGCACAGGATTGTGGTGACTGGCAGACAGGAGAAGCTATAGTGGCAAAAGATGGTTGGAATCAAGGCAGAACATGAAACTATTCGCAAAAAAAAGGAGAGCATGGAACTGAATGCTAGAAGCAAACAAAAGACATGATGAGATCAGACAAACTAGAGAAAGATGTACTCCATATGGAAAACAACATCTCCATTTATGAAGCAATAATAAGGGATGATAGGGCCAAACATATCGAGAAAGATGGCCTTCGTATGAAAAAAATGACATTTCCAGGTCTAAGCACCACATTGTTTGTGTTGTGTCTCATGTGGGACTGACATAACACTACCATACAACATGATCCGGTCACTTCAATCAAAACACATCCTCTCAGTGAACAACTACAAATGCATCGTCCCGGTAACCATGCATTTTCATTCTTAAGACATGTCAATTTCATATTCTCCTCCCACTTCTCATCCTCTTCCTTCCACTTCAGATCCATAGTTATCGTCACCACCATATGTTCTCCCCACGATCACAAATATGCGTTCACTCCCCCTTTGTCTCATCATGCTTCTTCACAACAATTGATGTCACAGCAGTACGACCTTTGTTGTCTATTAATTACCACCTATCTACACACCTTTCCCATTGTCGATGCATATCCAAACATGGTCCATGCCCTCTGCCCTCCCCCCAAGAAAAAACATTTTTTTGCAACCCTCTAAGGTTCATTGGAGATCTCATCATTTTATGTCTCCAACAAGCTTGGAGGTTGCTCTGGGTCGATCGCAGGACACTGATTTGCTAGTCACGTATCCCTTGTGCCTCTGTCTGGATTTACATGTGAGTGAGGCCCCACTCCCCGTGTTTCCCAAGATGAAGACAAGTAGCTACACCGTGACAAGTGCTTCCGTGCATGAAGACAATGTGCAAGTCGTCTGCGCTGGTGAATCTGTTGTGTTAGTAAATCTTTATTTATTCAGGGTCCGTATTATATTTGTCCTGTAATAACGTTTGTTATTCAGTCCAGTTGTTGGATCCTTCAGGGCCCATTCCTATGTTGGAAAACCCCAAGCCACCAGATTGAGCTCCTACTACAATGTCATGCTCTACCATGTGGCATTACCAAAACAAGTTAGGTTATATCTACATTCGGAGGTCGTATGGAAGAAAAAAAAATCTATCCAGCAAGTGGTAGCTTGATTTTTCTTCGAAACCTTCATTTCTAAATGGAGCTTCTTCAAGATCAATCGAAACCACCCATTCCTCACCATATTGCCATGCATTTTCTTAATTAAATATCGCCATGTTTATACTTTGTACAGAAATCAATAGATATATTCCCATATGGTAAAAATAAATTAATACCTTGTTATAAAAAAATTAATACCTGCCAGCGCAGAAAATTATACAGTAATGTTTCCCTTCATAtatattttttttttgcatggagTTTTCCTTTCATACTACTCATTTAGAGGTAGTGCATTAAGGCGTATATAATCACCAGCCAAACTGTCAAGAAAGGGCTGTATTAATACATACGGGACTCGTATGCACCTAGTGGGATCGATTACTGTCCTCCACATAGCAAATCGACCAAGATATCGTGAGTAGAAACAATGGAGTGCCACGGTACTGTTAGTTTAGTCGTTCTCGTGCTCGTACTGCTGCTCCGGTGGCCGGCGTTGAGCTCTGCGTCGGTGCCGGTGTCGAGGACCATCACCGTGGACAGTAAAGGGGGAGGAGATTTCAGGAGCATTCAGTCGGCGGTGAACCTCGTCCTGGACGGCAACCGCGAGTGGATCAGGATCCACGTCCGGGCAGGGGGCTACAGGTTCGTCCTGTTACACAGTTCGGTATTGCTTCAAGATGTGGTAAGCAAGTATGGTTATGATGGTATACGTGGTGCATGCAGGGAGAAGGTGACCATCCCACGGGAGAAAGGCCACATCTTGCTGGAAGGGGACAGCCCCTCGAACACAGTCATCTTCTTCGATGACTACGTCCATGGCAGCACCGACGACCTGATGCGCCGCGGCGCCAATGCGATAGGGACGTACGAGACCGCCACCTTCAGAGTCTACGCCAACGACTTCGTTGCCCGGGACATCGCCTTCACCAACACGCACAACGGCATCAACAAGAGCAATGCCACCCAGGCGCTCGCGGCGCTGGTCGACGGTGACCGGATCGCCTTCCACCGCTGCGCCTTCAACGGCTTTCAGGACACGCTCTGCGACAACACCGGACGGCACTACTTCCGTCAATGCTTCATCAAGGGCGGCGTCGACTTCATCTTCGGCTACGCTCGGTCCATCTACGACGGGTGCACCCTCGTGTCCAACATACCCTTGCGGTCCGGCCGCCGTGCTGGGTGGGTGACGGCGCACGCCAGGCGCCGCGTCGGTGACCCCGGCGGTTTTGTGTTCAAGGGCGGGGAGCTCCGAGGTACCGGGCGCCAGTATCTCGGACGCGCGTGGAACAAATATGCCACGGTCGTCTACTACCACATGAACATGTCCAGCGTCGTCGTCCCGAAGGGGTGGGCTCCGTGGTACGCCGGCAACGATACTAACGATGTCCTGTTCGCAGAGGTTGGGTGCACCGGCCCCGGGTCAGACATGGCCGGGAGAGTGCCATGGGAGAAGCATCTCAGCGAGGCAGAGGTGAAGAAGTTCGTGGACATGAGCTTCATCGATGATGGTTGGCTAAGCAAGCAGCCATAGCCGGGGATCGATCGGATCACGAGTAGCTGGATGCACACATATGGCATAGGAAATAGCAGGATGAATTGCGAGCTTACACTCATTTCACCTTGCGCGCGTCTAGAGAGGGAGGGGCCAGGCCTTCTTTTTTTTCACTGGAAAAATGACTTTATTTCTCAAACAATAAGGTGGGAAATAAAATCCAGGATTGAACTATCCCAAACTTTAGAAGATCTAGTACTATGGGAAAATTTTGCAATGCTATCCGCGCTACTCCACTACCATCACGAGAACATTTTATAACTTCAACAAGTTGAGCACCAGCTCTTTGCATTCCAAAACCACAGCCACTTCCGCTACAAAATACTCTTCCTGATTTAGTGCATCGGCAGCACCAAACTATCAGATTCGATGATTAGTGAGCTGCACCAAATCTTTGCTGCCATGTAGTAGCCATTGGGAATAGCCATTATTTCCGCCATATCCACAGAAGGGACATGCGGTATAAAGCATGAGGCTGCCACGACAAACTCGCCATGGTCATCGCGAGCTACTGAACCTGTACC is a window of Triticum dicoccoides isolate Atlit2015 ecotype Zavitan chromosome 2B, WEW_v2.0, whole genome shotgun sequence DNA encoding:
- the LOC119367337 gene encoding probable pectinesterase 66, whose product is MKTSSYTVTSASVHEDNVQVRRKLYIVLVLVLLLRWPALSSASVPVSRTITVDSKGGGDFRSIQSAVNLVLDGNREWIRIHVRAGGYREKVTIPREKGHILLEGDSPSNTVIFFDDYVHGSTDDLMRRGANAIGTYETATFRVYANDFVARDIAFTNTHNGINKSNATQALAALVDGDRIAFHRCAFNGFQDTLCDNTGRHYFRQCFIKGGVDFIFGYARSIYDGCTLVSNIPLRSGRRAGWVTAHARRRVGDPGGFVFKGGELRGTGRQYLGRAWNKYATVVYYHMNMSSVVVPKGWAPWYAGNDTNDVLFAEVGCTGPGSDMAGRVPWEKHLSEAEVKKFVDMSFIDDGWLSKQP